In the Bacillus horti genome, TGGCAGAAGTAAACTAAAGAAATTAGCATTGTAGGTAATTACGCAAGCCAAAGAAAGAAGAACATCGGAAAGCCGTATGAGGGAAAACTTCACGTGAGTCTGTCTAACAATTATTAAACAAATTCTGTTTTTAGGCATGAAAATGGATGATCTCTGTCGAAGCTCTGTATCTAAGGAGATGAGCAAATATGCCATTTATCGAAGGTGAAGATAGATATCAAATTCATTTATTGCCAAATACATTGGACGAATATGTAGAAGAAGAAAATCCTGTTCGAGTTATCGATGCTTACGTCGATAGCTTGATCTTGGAAGAATTGGGGTTTCAGATCTACTCAGGCTCTAAAGCGGGGCAAAAACCTTACCGACGGGAAGAGCTTCTCAAACTCTATCTTTACTGTTATATGAACGGTATCCGTTCCTCTCGCAAAATGGAAACCGAAACAAAAAGAAATATTGAATTGATGTGGCTCATTGGTAAGCTTCAACCGGACCACGGTACTTTATCTGCTTTCATGAAGAATAACCAGCCAGCCATAAAAAAGCTGTTTAAAGAATTCACGTTACTATTAAAAGGGTTCGGGTTCATCAATGGTCAACTTGTCGCCATTGACGGCACAAAAATAAAAGCAAACAACGCCAAGAAGAAACATTATAACGAAAATATTATCAACAAGAAACTAGAGCATATCGATGAAAAAATCGATGCCTATCTGCATGACTTTTTAATGGAGGACAATCGTCAAAAAAAGCAGGAAATCACTGAAAAGCTAGAGATCTATCAAGAGAGAGTCCACGAACTGGAGATCATGAAACAAAAACTCAAGGAAACAGGTAAACACCAGCTCTGTGTTACCGACCCAGATGCCAAATCAATGAAAAACAACGGGAAGCATGAAGTTTGTTTTAATGTTCAAACTGCCGTAGACAGCAAGTATAAATTGATTGTGGACTGCGATACGGTCAATGATGTCAACGATCAGGGGCAGTTGTCCAATATGGCAAAGAAAACAAAGCAAGTTTTCCGTAATCAAAAAATCAAAATTCTAGCCGATACCGGCTATTATAATTACCTTGAGATTATCGATGTAGTCGACAAAAGCACGGAGCTCTTAATTAAGCCGCAAAGGGGAAAGCAAAGCAAAGTGGCAAGCGGATTTGATAAAGAAAACTTTGAATATGATGCCATGAGCGATACATATATTTGCCCATTGGGTTATAAATTACCTTTCAAATGGAAGGGAAAACAAGATGGAAAAGAGTACAGGCGGTACACATGTGAAGCCTTTGATATCTGTGGGCAAAAGGATCTCTGCACATCTGCCAAAGGCGGAAGGTCGGTAACCAGACTTAAAGATGAAGAACTGATCGAACAAATTGCCGAAAATACACGTAGCCAAAGTCATATTTATAAGCAAAGAGGGTCAATCGTTGAGCACCCTTTCGGAACCATAAAGCGTCACTGGGGCTATACACACTTTTTAACACGAGGGCTGGCATCAGTAGGCACTGAGACCAACCTAATTTGTCTTGCCTACAATCTCAAGAGAATAATAAAAATAAAGGGAGTGAATGAGCTCATACGTCTCTTCAGAGACTCAGCTCGTTCGAAATCTAATATGCATGACGTTTATTTGAGAAAAATTGCATAAACCCACGTTTTAAAGCTGCTCAGCATTCAGTTGTTAGACAGTCTGACGTACGGTTTGATGAGGAGGAGCTGGAATGAGTAAAGGCGACCTCACGGTCGCCAAGAAAATTTCAGTTCTTTACTCTACCACCTAATCTAGTAGTACGAGCTTTGCTTGGGCAATACACTTGGCTTTATTTGTTCTTTTCTATAATCATATGTATCTTTTTCAATATTTAACGTTTCCCTTCCGATAACGACAGTATCGCTGCTTATCCATTCAACATAAGGAGAGTAGTCATAATAGTTATAGTAGATAGTTTTACTTTTTCCCGTGTTTATGTTTAAAACTTCTGCTCTAGCTGATTTCCTAGAATTTAAATGATAGGTTGTTATTTCGTGTAAGCCATCAGGAGAAGGAACACTTTGATTTATAACGCCTTCTGGAAGATACTCTAAGTTGTTGTAGAGATTATAATAGTGGAAAGATGTAAATAATAAGCAACTTAGCAAGATGAACGAGCATTTAAATGGAAAGCCAATGTTTCTTTTAAATGTATATATGGTAATTTTAATAAGAAATAGTAGGAATACAATAACTGTTATAACTAAGAATACTGCTCCTAAAATCACTAGAATTGAAAATAATGTATTGTTCATGAAAGTAATCCTCCATAAAATGCTAGGGCGAGCTTTTATTCTTTTACATAATACCAGATTTTTATAATAAACAATATCTTTCGATTGTGCACTAACAAAAAACTATTAAAACAAAAAATCTCTTGATTAATCAAGAGATTTTAATGAAAGTTTGTTTATTACAATCAATTATTGTCAGGTAGACTTACTGTAGAATGATTAAAGCCGCTTAGCCTTCAAGAAAATCCGGGTAAATAACTGTATCATAAACTTCTCCAGTTTCTTCGTCCACAAGATCAAATGTCACTTTATTGTTTTCAGGGCTGACACCGTCAAAGACTTGGTACATCATCGCTGACATTCCTAATCCAAGTACAGCAAATCCGTCAAAACTATTTTCATAAGCCTCTTTTTCAACGGTTAGTGTAAATTCAGTGAATGAACTGTTGTGATCAATTTCTTTAACAGACTGGAATGTACTAGGTACTTCCGCAATGCTTGCTGCTATATCGACTTGCATTTGTTTCATGATCTCCTGATGCTGAGCTTTTGGTATGGTATATGTAAGCGAGCCATTATCATTTAAAGTAATATCAGTAGCGCCATCTTCTTCAGCGTCAGCCATAATTAAATCCATGTCCTGCCCTTCAAAAAAGAAAGCAGGCAAGGTAATTTCTACATTAAATAACCCTTTATCTACTTCAATCGATTCTTCTTCAGTTGATTCATTAGCCACTTCATCTAGTGCTTCAGCAGACTCTTCTCCCTCTATAGCTTCCCCTTCGCTATTGTCAGTAATCCCTTGTGGTTCAGTACTAGATTCTTCATTGTTACCGCAGGCTACTAATACGCAACCCATTAGAAAAATAAAAGCAAATGTTAGTAAGGACTTTTTCATTCATTTTCCTCCATATTCTCTGTTATATTAAATATTTATACATTGACTTCTGACTACTTTTTACGATTATTTTTTTGTTTCTGCTTACTTACACCCTCTACAGCTTTTACTTCCTTTGAAGCATTACGCATCTTAATGAAATGATACGCGATCCCTCCAAGCAAAATGACAAGGATCAGGGGATTGCTTAAAGAGAAGCCTGCTGTCGATTCACCACCAACTAATGGAAAGACGAACAGTAATAATAAGATGTAGGAAAGGAGGAACAGGTTATCTCTATGCGCTTTTTTCGGGTTGGCCTTTTTTTCCTCACCAATTTTACTCTCTTTAAAAAGACTAATGATGTAAAGGATAATTCCACCAAATAATAGGATTAGCATAATCCAATTGACGACCTGGGGTGACAGACCAAATAAGGCTTCCATAAATGAAAATTGATCATTAACGATCAATATAGTTAGAACAGCACACATAATGAGGATTGATCTACTCATTTTTTCACCTCCTGAAGGCTTCAAGCTAAATTTTGCATACTGGTTAATCTTAACACAAAAAGGGATCAAAGTAATTGATGAGTTTATTAAAGCTATGAGCGTAATTTATAAAAATTTATAAGCGATAAGGATTAGGAAAATGTCGCTGTTTATTGTCATAATCTATCATTTATAGCCAATATATGAGCTTATATTTGGTTCTTATTGACTACACACAGTTCTAGTTAACCCTACGAAAATTGTGAATAGTAGCTTAATTAATTCATCTGACTTACCGTTAAGAGAGCTAGCCGCAAAAACATTTACTAAAAGGAGATGAGCTGAGAGTGAAAAAAATGTTGATAGGATTGGTTGCAGGGCTGTTAATTGGAAGTGTTGGGACGGCTGCAGCGAATAATACAGCGGTACAAGCTATTTTTAGTAGCTTTACGTTACAGGTTGAAGGCGTTGAATTACCGATAGAGCCTTTGGTCCATGAGGGTTCTACATATTTACCAGTAAGACAGGTGGCGGGGATGCTAGGCTTTGATGTATCCTATACGTCTGCTACAAGAACAATTGGCTTAGCTAGAAATGATCAAAGTATTAATGCTGCTGCTGAGGAAGTAAGGGGAGCCGTTGAAACATTGACAGGAGAAGAAATTATTAACCTGGTCAGAACGCTTTATCCTGATTTATTTCAAGAAGGAAATGTTGTTATTGATGAAAATGGATTATTACAGATTGGTGATGTAAAAATTCAGCTTGAAGCGGACGAGAATGGAGAGTACAGTATAGATCCACTTTTAGAGTCAGGCGTTCTTTCTAACCAAGAGTGAATCATGATTAAGATATTACTATTGCATGCCTCCCTTTAGGGAGGATTTTTGTTCAGAAATCGTTCAGCAGAGCTTGTTACAATTTTCTATAAAAATAAGGAGGATATGGAATGTGCCGCTGGACGATAGCTTGCTTTTTAAAACTAGTGGGTTGGATTGTAGGGTTAACGGGTTCTGGTTCAGCTTTAACAGCCATTTTTCTGTTTAGACATGGAGGTGGGGCAGTCTATCATTATTTTGCAAATCAGCCTTCTATTTTCTATAGCTACGCTATTATCTTCTTAGTAGGTGGAATGATGACAGGTACTCTATTAATTTGTATAGGTGCTCTAGTACAAGGTCATTCTCAGACCAGTGCTCTCCTATATAGTTTAGATTCAGAATTTGATATTGAATCGAAGCTTGATTTTATTACTCATAGAGAGTCTTGAAGGAGAGGAGTAAGAATACTCATACAATGAAAGAATATTCATACAATGAAGGCATATTTACCTTTTCATATCCTTCCATGTAAAATCTATCGATAGAGTTCCTACATATTCTTGTTGAGTAGATGAATTCATATTTTTAGTTGCTAACTCTGGCTTGCGAAAGCAAACTAGCTCTTGATAGTAGCCGAACATACGACATATGTTTGGCCTTACTGTATGAATGCCACACCGATCATGATCTAAATCATAAAATATACACGTCCCATAAAAACGTTGCTGGTTCTCTAATTGTGAGCGTAACTTTAGTGGCATGGATTTAATCTTCTTTTTAATTCTTCTTAGCTCGCTTTCGGTGACCGGAACAGGTCCGCAGCACAATCCTTTACAACCCTTACAAGGTAATTCTTCCATAGTATCTTCTCCTAATCTGTTCATAATAAAAAAAGCCTCGCATGGAAGCGAGGCTTTAAATCACAAGAATTGGTATGATGTATTGTTTATGTTATGACTAGAAATGACTAGTAGCAATATATAGTAGTTAACAAGCAGTATCATACATTCTGTAACAAAAATGCATTTGGGGCAATCAGTTATTTCATTTGCCAACAGAAATTTTACTTACTTATTACATATTATAACATACTTTCGGACAGAGAATTAATAGCATCCTATAATAATTAAGATATTTATAGATATGCTGAATAGTAGCTTTATGGTGTTTCTTGGTCATCCTTCATATTAAGAGGAATCTATTAGATGGCTTCTTGTTTGCGTTTCCTCCTAAGCTCATATCTTTTCTTTGCCTGCTCGTGCTGCTTTATTTCCTCTTCTGTTTCAGGAATAACCTGTGGGACTGCTGTTGGCTTACCTTCTTCGTCCAAAGCAATCATGGTTAGATACGCTCTAGAAGTAACTCTCTTTTCACCTGTTAATAGATTCTCAGCTTCTACCTTAATATATATTTCCATAGAGGTGCGATGTGTCCAGGTCACATAGGCTTCTAAATTGATTGCCTCACCCGTTTTAATGGGTGCTAGGAAATCAAAGGAATCACTAGAAACGGTAACGACCGGCTTACGGCAATGCCTCATAGCGGCAATGCAGGCAATTTTATCGACATAGGCCATGACCTTTCCGCCAAATACGGTATGATGATGATTGGTGTCTGGAGGAAAAATAAGATCTGTTAAAAGAGTCCTAGATTCATGTACGGGCTTTGCTTTAAGAGTCATGTTCATCCTCCATTGTCTAACTAGGATTTCTGTTGAAGTAGCTGCTGTCGAACAGCTTGTGTTGCTACAACCATATTTTTCAAGGATGGAATGGTTTCATCTACTCCTCTAGTTTTTAGCCCACAATCAGGGTTGATCCAGAATTGTGAAGGGTTTAAGACGTCCAATGCTCGTTGAATCATTTTGGACATTTCATCTACTTCAGGAATACGGGGGCTGTGGATGTCATAGACTCCTAGACCAATTCCTTTGTCATAGATATTTTGTTCAAAGGCAGCGATAAGCTCTCCATGGCTTCGAGACGTTTCAATAGAGATAACATCGGCATCAAGCTCACTAATCACATGAATGAAATCATGGAATTCACAATAGCACATATGGGTATGAATTTGCGTGCTGTCTGCCACGGAGGAAGTGGTTAAGCGAAACGCTGTAACAGCCCAGCTCAGATACTCATTCCAATCTGCCTTCTTCAAAGGCAATCCTTCACGCAAGGCGGGTTCATCCACCTGGATCATGTTAATTCCTGCATCCTCAAGTGCTTTTACTTCCTGCTGCAAGGCAAGGGCAATTTGGTAGGCAACCTGCTTTCTTGAAATATCGTCGCGAATAAATGACCAATTCAGGATGGTGACAGGTCCCGTTAGCATTCCTTTAACTGGTTTCTGAGTTAGTGACTTAGCAAATACACTTTCTTTAACGGTCATAGGCTCAAGGAATTCAACATCAGCGTAGACAATGGGTGGTCTCACACAACGCGAACCATAGGACTGTACCCAGCCATATTTAGTAAAGACAAAGCCACCTAGCTTTTCACCAAAAAACTCAACCATATCTGTACGCTCAAACTCTCCGTGAACGAGTACGTCAAGCCCTATATCTTCTTGAATGTTAATCCATTCCTTTATTTTATCTTCGATATACTCTTCGTATTGCTTCTCGGACCACTCAAATTTTCTGAACTTCTGGCGTGCCTGGCGCACCTCAGCTGATTGAGGGAAGCTACCTATTGTTGTTGTTGGAAGAAGAGGAAGGTCCCAAGTTTTCTGTTGAATTTCTTTTCGTTCGTTGAACGAGCTATGTCTCCCGATATGATCCTCCTGTATGCTCTGAACGGCTTCATGCACCTTTGTACGAGCTCTAGTGGGGGAATGGAGTAATAGCTGCTGGGCTTCTTCATGCTCTGTAAATTCCTTTTTCGTTGCTTCTGCCCCTAGTGTGTGTCGTTTGCTCAGCAGGACGATTTCATCTAGTTTTTCATCAGCGAACGCTAGTGCACTTCTAATTTCATAGGCTAAATGAGATTCCTTTTGGGCGCTTACAGGAACATGTAGCAGGCTACAGGATGGCTGGAGCCAAATTCGATCTGCTTCTACAATCTGTAAAAGCTCTTCAATCAGCTCCCATTTCTTAGACAAAGTAGTGCGCCAAACATTTCTTCCATCAATGAGACCGACAGCCAGGACTTTGTCTTCTGGAAAGCCAGAGATGTGTAACTGCGTAAGGTTCTGTTCTACACCGTGTACAAAATCTAACCCTATTCCTTGTACAGGCAGGTTCAGCCAATCTGACTCAGGCACGATGGAATCAAAGTAGGTTTGTAGCATAATGTTAAGCTGTGGTGCGGCTGTATGAAGTCTTTCAAAGATGCTGAAAAGAAGCTCTTTTTCTGACTTTGTACAAGCAGTAACTAGAGCTGGCTCATCGATTTGAACCCATTCAACTCCTTCTTTCTGTAGCTCTTTTACAATTTGCTCATAGAGAGGGAGAAAGGATAGAATGGTTTGTGCTAGATCCTTTTTCTCATAGCCTTTAGATAATTTTACAAATGTATATGGACCAATAAGTACTGGCTTACTTTTAATGCCAAGCTTCTCTTTAGCTTCTTTATACGCTGTCAGTGGCTTGTTCTCGGTTAGGTGTGGGGTAACGTCGTCAAGCTCTGGAACGATGTAATGGTAGTTTGTATTAAACCACTTTGTCATTTCGCAGGCTACAGCGTTTTGCTCTCCCCTGGCCATAGCAAAGTAAGTGGATAGAGGAACACGTCCACCCGAATAAGAAAAGCGCTTAGGGACAAGACCGAACATAACGGCCATATCTAGCATATGATCATAGAACGTAAAGTCGTTTACTGGAATGATGTCAATCCCTTTTTCCTTTTGCTTTTGAAGATGGTGTAATCGAAGCTGTGTTGTTTGCTCATAAAATTCTTCTTCTGTTAGCTTTCCAGCCCAAAATGTCTCTAATGTTTTTTTCCACTCGCGATTCTCTCCAATACGCGGATATCCAAGGTTACTGCATTTCATCGCTTCATCTCCATTCCATTATTAACTAAAAAGGCACAAAAAAGGCATCTCCAACGTTCATAAAGATAGTTAGAGACACCAAAGAATAAGGGTATAGATTACCCATGCTTATTAATCGAGTCCTAACACCTCCCTATCTCCCGTAGGTTAAAAACAGTGCTGTCGAAACAGGCAGGTCTCCTGACTTAAGATTCAACATTAGCTCACGCCTTCCCAATCATAGGTGATCAGTGGCTTACCTTGAGCTAACTCATCCTTCACAGTGGCGGGACCGTACCGGAATTGCACCGGGCTTCCCTTTTAATCCTTGATTCAATCAAGGAACCTGTTTCCACTTATTCAAATGTTCTTCCTTCACCAAAACGCCATGACAAAGCGTTCATAGTTAAGAGGAGGGTATCACTTCTACTAAGTTATGTCAAGATTATGAATTAGTTAAACATTTTAAGGATTTATTACGTCTATAATAGAGTACAAGAAACTTGAGATGGGGTGGATTAGAGTGACGAAGAAAATAACAACAAAAATGAAGGTAGAGTCAAAGCCATTATATTATCTATTACTTCTAGGTCTAACAATAGTTCTTTTAGCTGGATGTGGAACGGATGGCATGTCGACAGGCG is a window encoding:
- a CDS encoding IS1182 family transposase, producing the protein MPFIEGEDRYQIHLLPNTLDEYVEEENPVRVIDAYVDSLILEELGFQIYSGSKAGQKPYRREELLKLYLYCYMNGIRSSRKMETETKRNIELMWLIGKLQPDHGTLSAFMKNNQPAIKKLFKEFTLLLKGFGFINGQLVAIDGTKIKANNAKKKHYNENIINKKLEHIDEKIDAYLHDFLMEDNRQKKQEITEKLEIYQERVHELEIMKQKLKETGKHQLCVTDPDAKSMKNNGKHEVCFNVQTAVDSKYKLIVDCDTVNDVNDQGQLSNMAKKTKQVFRNQKIKILADTGYYNYLEIIDVVDKSTELLIKPQRGKQSKVASGFDKENFEYDAMSDTYICPLGYKLPFKWKGKQDGKEYRRYTCEAFDICGQKDLCTSAKGGRSVTRLKDEELIEQIAENTRSQSHIYKQRGSIVEHPFGTIKRHWGYTHFLTRGLASVGTETNLICLAYNLKRIIKIKGVNELIRLFRDSARSKSNMHDVYLRKIA
- a CDS encoding DUF5412 family protein; protein product: MNNTLFSILVILGAVFLVITVIVFLLFLIKITIYTFKRNIGFPFKCSFILLSCLLFTSFHYYNLYNNLEYLPEGVINQSVPSPDGLHEITTYHLNSRKSARAEVLNINTGKSKTIYYNYYDYSPYVEWISSDTVVIGRETLNIEKDTYDYRKEQIKPSVLPKQSSYY
- a CDS encoding stalk domain-containing protein, with amino-acid sequence MLIGLVAGLLIGSVGTAAANNTAVQAIFSSFTLQVEGVELPIEPLVHEGSTYLPVRQVAGMLGFDVSYTSATRTIGLARNDQSINAAAEEVRGAVETLTGEEIINLVRTLYPDLFQEGNVVIDENGLLQIGDVKIQLEADENGEYSIDPLLESGVLSNQE
- a CDS encoding YkgJ family cysteine cluster protein; amino-acid sequence: MEELPCKGCKGLCCGPVPVTESELRRIKKKIKSMPLKLRSQLENQQRFYGTCIFYDLDHDRCGIHTVRPNICRMFGYYQELVCFRKPELATKNMNSSTQQEYVGTLSIDFTWKDMKR
- a CDS encoding acyl-CoA thioesterase, whose product is MTLKAKPVHESRTLLTDLIFPPDTNHHHTVFGGKVMAYVDKIACIAAMRHCRKPVVTVSSDSFDFLAPIKTGEAINLEAYVTWTHRTSMEIYIKVEAENLLTGEKRVTSRAYLTMIALDEEGKPTAVPQVIPETEEEIKQHEQAKKRYELRRKRKQEAI
- the metE gene encoding 5-methyltetrahydropteroyltriglutamate--homocysteine S-methyltransferase — translated: MKCSNLGYPRIGENREWKKTLETFWAGKLTEEEFYEQTTQLRLHHLQKQKEKGIDIIPVNDFTFYDHMLDMAVMFGLVPKRFSYSGGRVPLSTYFAMARGEQNAVACEMTKWFNTNYHYIVPELDDVTPHLTENKPLTAYKEAKEKLGIKSKPVLIGPYTFVKLSKGYEKKDLAQTILSFLPLYEQIVKELQKEGVEWVQIDEPALVTACTKSEKELLFSIFERLHTAAPQLNIMLQTYFDSIVPESDWLNLPVQGIGLDFVHGVEQNLTQLHISGFPEDKVLAVGLIDGRNVWRTTLSKKWELIEELLQIVEADRIWLQPSCSLLHVPVSAQKESHLAYEIRSALAFADEKLDEIVLLSKRHTLGAEATKKEFTEHEEAQQLLLHSPTRARTKVHEAVQSIQEDHIGRHSSFNERKEIQQKTWDLPLLPTTTIGSFPQSAEVRQARQKFRKFEWSEKQYEEYIEDKIKEWINIQEDIGLDVLVHGEFERTDMVEFFGEKLGGFVFTKYGWVQSYGSRCVRPPIVYADVEFLEPMTVKESVFAKSLTQKPVKGMLTGPVTILNWSFIRDDISRKQVAYQIALALQQEVKALEDAGINMIQVDEPALREGLPLKKADWNEYLSWAVTAFRLTTSSVADSTQIHTHMCYCEFHDFIHVISELDADVISIETSRSHGELIAAFEQNIYDKGIGLGVYDIHSPRIPEVDEMSKMIQRALDVLNPSQFWINPDCGLKTRGVDETIPSLKNMVVATQAVRQQLLQQKS